In Syngnathus typhle isolate RoL2023-S1 ecotype Sweden linkage group LG14, RoL_Styp_1.0, whole genome shotgun sequence, one genomic interval encodes:
- the lhx9 gene encoding LIM/homeobox protein Lhx9 isoform X1, protein MDVVGCKAEAAARTLRPGQGAMLFHGISGDHIQGIMEEMERRSKSESRLAKSMQINGRETTMPSMSPEKPALCAGCGGKISDRYYLLAVDKQWHLRCLKCCECKLALESELTCFAKDGSIYCKDDYYRRFSVQRCARCHLGISASEMVMRARDSVYHLSCFTCTSCNKTLTTGDHFGMKDSLVYCRLHFESLVQGADYHPQLNFAELAAKGGGGLGLPYFNGTGTAQKGRPRKRKSPAMGLDLPSYNTGCNENDADHLDRDQQAYAPTQKTKRMRTSFKHHQLRTMKSYFAINHNPDAKDLKQLAQKTGLTKRVLQVWFQNARAKFRRNVLRQENGGVDKADGTSLPPPSSDSGALTPPSSAATLTDLTNPSITVVTSVTSSLDSHDSGSPSQTTLTNLF, encoded by the exons ATGGACGTGGTGGGCTGCAAGGCAGAAGCAGCCGCTCGCACGTTGCGCCCAGGACAGGGAGCCATGCTTTTCCACGGGATCTCCGGGGACCACATCCAAGGGATCATGGAGGAGATGGAGAGAAGGTCCAAGTCGGAGTCTCGCCTGGCCAAAAGCATGCAGATCAACGGTAGAGAGACG ACCATGCCCTCCATGAGCCCGGAGAAGCCCGCTCTGTGCGCCGGCTGCGGGGGCAAGATCTCGGACAGATACTACCTCCTGGCCGTGGACAAACAGTGGCACCTGCGTTGTCTCAAATGCTGTGAATGTAAATTAGCGCTGGAGTCGGAGCTAACGTGTTTTGCCAAGGATGGCAGCATCTACTGCAAAGACGATTACTACAG AAGGTTCTCGGTGCAGAGGTGCGCGCGCTGCCACCTGGGCATTTCCGCCTCGGAGATGGTGATGCGCGCGCGCGACTCCGTCTACCACCTGAGCTGCTTCACGTGCACCTCGTGCAACAAGACGCTCACCACGGGCGACCACTTCGGCATGAAGGACAGCCTGGTCTACTGCCGCCTCCACTTCGAGAGCTTGGTGCAGGGAGCCGACTACCACCCCCAGCTCAACTTTGCAGAGTTGGCCGCTaagggcggcggcggcctcggCCTGCCCTACTTCAACGGCACTGGCACGGCGCAGAAGGGccggccgaggaagaggaagagcccCGCCATGGGTTTGGACTTACCGAGCTACAACACAg GCTGCAACGAGAACGACGCGGACCACTTGGACCGAGACCAGCAGGCCTACGCGCCGACGCAGAAGACCAAGCGCATGCGGACCTCCTTCAAGCACCACCAGCTGCGGACAATGAAATCCTACTTTGCCATCAACCACAACCCGGACGCTAAGGACCTCAAGCAGCTGGCCCAGAAGACGGGCCTGACCAAAAGAGTTCTGCAG GTTTGGTTCCAAAACGCGAGAGCCAAATTCAGAAGGAACGTTTTACGACAGGAGAATGGAGGTGTTGATAAGGCTGATGGCACCTCACTCCCTCCGCCCTCGTCCGACAGTGGGGCCCTGACCCCCCCCTCCAGCGCGGCCACGCTAACAGACCTGACAAACCCCTCGATTACTGTAGTGACCTCCGTCACCTCTAGTTTGGACAGCCACGATTCGGGGAGCCCTTCACAAACTACCTTGACGAACCTTTTCTAA
- the lhx9 gene encoding LIM/homeobox protein Lhx9 isoform X2 gives MDVVGCKAEAAARTLRPGQGAMLFHGISGDHIQGIMEEMERRSKSESRLAKSMQINGRETTMPSMSPEKPALCAGCGGKISDRYYLLAVDKQWHLRCLKCCECKLALESELTCFAKDGSIYCKDDYYRRFSVQRCARCHLGISASEMVMRARDSVYHLSCFTCTSCNKTLTTGDHFGMKDSLVYCRLHFESLVQGADYHPQLNFAELAAKGGGGLGLPYFNGTGTAQKGRPRKRKSPAMGLDLPSYNTGCNENDADHLDRDQQAYAPTQKTKRMRTSFKHHQLRTMKSYFAINHNPDAKDLKQLAQKTGLTKRVLQGEQILGHYSHTSRRLKIP, from the exons ATGGACGTGGTGGGCTGCAAGGCAGAAGCAGCCGCTCGCACGTTGCGCCCAGGACAGGGAGCCATGCTTTTCCACGGGATCTCCGGGGACCACATCCAAGGGATCATGGAGGAGATGGAGAGAAGGTCCAAGTCGGAGTCTCGCCTGGCCAAAAGCATGCAGATCAACGGTAGAGAGACG ACCATGCCCTCCATGAGCCCGGAGAAGCCCGCTCTGTGCGCCGGCTGCGGGGGCAAGATCTCGGACAGATACTACCTCCTGGCCGTGGACAAACAGTGGCACCTGCGTTGTCTCAAATGCTGTGAATGTAAATTAGCGCTGGAGTCGGAGCTAACGTGTTTTGCCAAGGATGGCAGCATCTACTGCAAAGACGATTACTACAG AAGGTTCTCGGTGCAGAGGTGCGCGCGCTGCCACCTGGGCATTTCCGCCTCGGAGATGGTGATGCGCGCGCGCGACTCCGTCTACCACCTGAGCTGCTTCACGTGCACCTCGTGCAACAAGACGCTCACCACGGGCGACCACTTCGGCATGAAGGACAGCCTGGTCTACTGCCGCCTCCACTTCGAGAGCTTGGTGCAGGGAGCCGACTACCACCCCCAGCTCAACTTTGCAGAGTTGGCCGCTaagggcggcggcggcctcggCCTGCCCTACTTCAACGGCACTGGCACGGCGCAGAAGGGccggccgaggaagaggaagagcccCGCCATGGGTTTGGACTTACCGAGCTACAACACAg GCTGCAACGAGAACGACGCGGACCACTTGGACCGAGACCAGCAGGCCTACGCGCCGACGCAGAAGACCAAGCGCATGCGGACCTCCTTCAAGCACCACCAGCTGCGGACAATGAAATCCTACTTTGCCATCAACCACAACCCGGACGCTAAGGACCTCAAGCAGCTGGCCCAGAAGACGGGCCTGACCAAAAGAGTTCTGCAG